Proteins from a genomic interval of Lycium ferocissimum isolate CSIRO_LF1 chromosome 2, AGI_CSIRO_Lferr_CH_V1, whole genome shotgun sequence:
- the LOC132047530 gene encoding eukaryotic peptide chain release factor GTP-binding subunit-like, which yields MTQAIANNAASGCFMNKSYANITDILDRLTTHSQAWHSSNSDGLSLGTPLIQNIVKDSQETQQTLAQLATSLSLLTKRLDERESKKVNVCEDISGMPPGMYQCQEGPYQEGPPQPVENVQYADYVAKGDVSGPNQRYWRPQQGQGAYNQGNYNNNQGNYNNNYGGPNQGRYNNNNGNFGNRSSNPYIPPKGQSNDQGSSRLESMLEKVLASQTNTEKTLSGLSETVVSHSAAIQNLEQQMRDLSREQHPARKGGLPSDTIPNPKNGGGVERTFAISTRSGKILQGADKKVVDLDPIIEEEEVHSDVPIIDDEVHGEEKVVDIPEVAADTRKHTR from the coding sequence ATGACCCAAGCGATAGCCAATAATGCTGCTAGCGGGTGTTTCATGAATAAGTCCTATGCTAATATTACTGATATACTTGATCGATTGACTACACACAGTCAAGCATGGCATTCAAGTAATTCTGATGGGCTATCACTTGGAACACCATTGATTCAAAATATTGTGAAAGATAGCCAGGAAACGCAGCAGACGTTGGCACAATTGGCCACTAGTCTCTCTTTACTGACAAAGAGGCTTGATGAGAGGGAATCGAAGAAGGTGAACGTGTGTGAAGATATCTCAGGCATGCCGCCTGGAATGTACCAATGCCAAGAAGGTCCATATCAAGAGGGTCCCCCTCAGCCAGTTGAGAATGTTCAATATGCAGATTATGTAGCGAAAGGGGATGTTTCTGGGCCAAATCAGAGATATTGGAGACCTCAACAAGGGCAGGGTGCATACAACCAagggaactacaacaacaaccaagggaACTACAATAACAACTATGGTGGACCGAACCAAGgtagatacaacaacaacaatggtaACTTCGGGAACAGAAGTTCCAACCCTTACATTCCACCAAAAGGGCAGTCTAATGATCAAGGTAGTTCGAGGTTGGAGTCAATGCTTGAAAAAGTGTTGGCAAGTCAGACAAACACTGAAAAGACATTATCTGGGCTATCAGAGACAGTGGTTTCTCATTCAGCAGCTATTCAAAACCTTGAACAGCAGATGCGTGATCTTTCTAGAGAACAACATCCTGCTAGAAAAGGTGGGCTTCCTAGTGATACTATTCCAAACCCGAAGAATGGTGGGGGCGTGGAACGTACTTTTGCTATTAGCACgaggagtggtaaaatacttcAAGGTGCTGACAAGAAGGTGGTTGATCTAGATCCAAttattgaggaagaagaggTGCATTCTGATGTGCCTATTATTGATGATGAGGTCCATGGTGAAGAAAAAGTTGTTGATATTCCAGAAGTTGCTGCTGATACAAGGAAACACACACGATAA
- the LOC132035249 gene encoding tubby-like F-box protein 5, giving the protein MSFKSIVRELREMKDGIGNISRRRGVEGRNWRNRTRSHIAPDVAPFEPSEEGQWANLPPELLWDIIRRVEESETTWPARTVVLFCACVCKSWREITKEIVKTPEECGRLTFPISLKQPGPREAPVHCFIKRSRDNSVYLLYIGLTPSGDESDKLLLAARRIRRATSTDFVISLVAYDFSRASNTYLGKLRSNFLGTKFTLYDSQPPNDASIQESSQHNRRFRAKQVSPTVPACNYSIANISYELNILRSRGPRRMLCAMHSIPFSSIQEGGTAPTPTSFPQSFGEKTSPSVSDVKETANDVGPRESLVLKNKAPRWHEQLQCWCLNFKGRVTVASVKNFQLVAAVDPSHNIPADEQEKVIIQFGKIGKDIFTMDYRYPLSAFQAFAICLSSFDTKPACE; this is encoded by the exons ATGTCCTTCAAGAGCATTGTGCGTGAGCTGCGCGAGATGAAAGATGGGATAGGGAATATATCAAGGAGGAGGGGAGTGGAAGGAAGGAATTGGCGCAACAGAACCCGGTCACATATAGCCCCAGATGTGGCCCCTTttgaaccaagtgaagaagggCAATGGGCAAATTTACCACCTGAGCTACTTTGGGATATAATTCGTAGGGTTGAAGAGAGTGAGACAACTTGGCCTGCTCGAACTGTGGTTCTCTTTTGTGCATGTGTTTGCAAGTCATGGAGAGAAATTACAAAAGAGATTGTCAAGACTCCTGAGGAATGTGGTAGACTTACCTTTCCCATTTCACTGAAGCAG CCTGGTCCCCGTGAAGCCCCAGTCCATTGCTTTATCAAACGGAGCCGAGATAATTCAGTTTATCTCCTCTACATAGGCTTGACTCCAT CTGGGGATGAGAGTGATAAACTATTGCTGGCTGCCAGAAGGATCAGGAGGGCAACAAGCACAGATTTTGTAATTTCATTGGTTGCATATGATTTTTCTCGAGCGAGCAACACATACCTTGGGAAATTGAG GTCTAACTTTCTTGGGACGAAGTTCACCTTATATGATAGCCAACCTCCGAATGATGCATCTATTCAAGAAAGTAGTcaacataataggagattccGTGCAAAGCAGGTATCTCCAACAGTACCTGCATGCAACTACAGTATTGCCAATATCTCCTATGAACTCAATATTCTCCGTTCAAGAGGACCTAGGAGAATGCTTTGTGCCATGCATTCTATTCCTTTCTCTTCTATCCAAGAGGGAGGCACTGCTCCAACACCAACATCGTTTCCCCAGTCTTTTGGTGAGAAGACATCTCCATCAGTTTCAGATGTAAAAGAGACAGCTAATGATGTCGGCCCTCGAGAATCACTTGTGCTAAAAAACAAGGCTCCTAGGTGGCATGAACAATTGCAGTGCTGGTGCCTAAATTTTAAAGGTCGTGTTACAGTGGCTTCTGTAAAGAATTTCCAGCTAGTGGCAGCGGTTGATCCTTCTCACAATATACCTGCCGACGAACAAGAGAAAGTAATTATACAgtttggaaaaattggaaaagataTATTCACCATGGATTACCGCTATCCACTTTCTGCCTTTCAAGCCTTTGCAATCTGCTTGAGCAGCTTTGACACGAAACCAGCCTGTGAATGA
- the LOC132047531 gene encoding uncharacterized protein LOC132047531, with protein MYKAKPPFPQRLAKKNDDAKCQKFYDQLKQLTVNFPFLDAVKEMPGFAKFVKDLLTKKRFVQHETVNLTHRVSSIIASTTVQKKGDPGAFTIPCNIGLHAFARALCDNGASINLMPLAIFKQSGLGMPRPTSMRLQMADRSIKKPVGVIDDVLVQVEIFPSSWEDPSLLRAERLWTLKRMKLSSE; from the exons ATGTACAAAGCAAAGCCtccctttcctcagaggttggcaaagaagaatgatgatgctaagtgtCAGAAGTTCTATGATCAGTTGAAGCAGTTAACAGTGAATTTTCCATTCTTAGATGCTGTCAAAGAGATGCCCGGATTTGCTAAGTTTGTGAAAGACCTGCTTACGAAGAAAAGGTTTGTTCAACATGAGACAGTGAATTTAACTCATCGTGTGAGTTCGATTATTGCTTCCACCACAGTTCAGAAGAAGGGAGATCCAGGGGCGTTTACCATTCCGTGCAATATTGGGCTTCATGCATTCGCCCGTGctctgtgtgataatggggcaaGTATCAACTTGATGCCCCTTGCTATTTTCAAACAATCCGGATTGGGAATGCCTAGACCGACTTCTATGCGATTACAAATGGCGGACAGATCTATCAAGAAGCCAGTTGGGGTTATAGATGATGTGTTGGTGCAAGTGG AGATATTCCCATCATCTTGGGAAGACCCTTCCTTGCTACGGGCAGAGCGCTTATGGActctgaaaagaatgaaattaagttCCGAGTGA